Proteins from one Pseudoalteromonas rubra genomic window:
- a CDS encoding EF-hand domain-containing protein yields the protein MMKTAMTMMTAMALTVLATQAIAGEGFEKYDTDGDGTISLNEATANSALMGQFKVLDSNGDGLLSRKEFSEFNG from the coding sequence ATGATGAAAACAGCAATGACAATGATGACAGCTATGGCTCTGACGGTGTTGGCGACACAGGCAATTGCAGGCGAGGGTTTTGAAAAGTATGACACGGATGGTGATGGCACCATTAGTTTGAATGAGGCGACGGCAAACTCCGCGCTCATGGGCCAGTTCAAAGTGCTGGATAGTAATGGTGACGGCTTGCTGAGCAGAAAAGAGTTCTCTGAGTTTAACGGCTAA
- a CDS encoding EF-hand domain-containing protein — MYKLMLSTILMAASIGAHAADSSFSTFDANGDGFISKSEAAGSDTLTVIFDKLDSNGDGKLSEQEFSQ, encoded by the coding sequence ATGTACAAGCTTATGTTAAGCACCATTTTAATGGCAGCCAGTATTGGCGCGCATGCTGCGGACAGTTCGTTTTCAACTTTTGATGCCAATGGCGATGGGTTTATCTCTAAGTCGGAAGCGGCGGGATCGGATACATTGACGGTTATTTTCGATAAGCTGGACAGCAATGGCGACGGCAAACTATCGGAGCAGGAATTTAGTCAGTAG
- a CDS encoding GNAT family N-acetyltransferase: protein MFEKLHFNTARFTIRPLQQSDLHAIYESRRNPDTSRYIGEPATLKDAQDRIDRATAPWQAKEHERLLLAIIRREDNVLVGELMYKFLCHNAKTAEIGYRLNEKYIGQGYAFEAANGLIEAAFAQFGLNKVCAFCAVENKASWRLMEKLGMQREAHLRQHFKFSHGYYDGYMYGLLRSEHIMAATA from the coding sequence ATGTTCGAAAAACTCCACTTTAACACTGCCCGATTTACTATCCGGCCGCTTCAACAAAGTGACCTTCATGCCATTTACGAGAGCAGGCGTAATCCGGATACCTCCAGGTATATTGGTGAGCCTGCAACCCTAAAAGATGCTCAGGACAGAATAGATCGGGCTACTGCGCCCTGGCAGGCGAAAGAACATGAACGACTGCTGCTGGCCATCATCAGACGTGAAGACAATGTGCTGGTTGGGGAACTCATGTATAAGTTTTTGTGCCATAACGCCAAAACAGCCGAAATCGGTTATCGTCTGAATGAAAAATATATTGGCCAGGGTTATGCGTTTGAAGCTGCAAACGGGCTGATTGAAGCTGCCTTTGCGCAATTTGGACTCAATAAAGTCTGTGCATTTTGTGCGGTCGAAAATAAGGCTTCCTGGCGCTTGATGGAAAAGCTCGGCATGCAACGTGAGGCCCATTTACGTCAGCACTTTAAATTTAGCCATGGTTACTATGATGGCTATATGTACGGCCTGTTACGTAGTGAACATATCATGGCAGCAACAGCCTGA
- a CDS encoding MFS transporter yields MHLFTMFAVLLMSCSQLVSQVYMPVLPDIADSLMLTNGMSQAMIISYFITLGASQLIVGPLRDKYGDRPLFIAGQAILLAGTLLCAVAPDSTTFLLGRILQGAGSASPVLISRTLLAQRLSGARLKSAMATVAISASVTAIIAPLLGGMLSSWFGWQGLSLVLITYYLFITIFGLSLLKASEPQPFVINPMSLVRHYQNMVRCQVFLSLASLKWVPTFLYLTLQLHLPFLLQDRFGFTTSQTGQAMMLPMVGLLLGAVFAKVLQRHVSYMKIVLWLWPSLLLSTLTFVLASDNAIAILLAYAAIMLVFGGYFPSYMHLIGLLHPTHAGTANALVGAIELLIFSVIAWLVNQWLPDNTQAIALLIAVCAALLLLCWRTIRIQRPHFEHT; encoded by the coding sequence GTGCATCTATTTACCATGTTTGCTGTTTTACTCATGTCCTGCTCTCAGCTGGTCAGCCAGGTGTATATGCCTGTTTTACCAGATATTGCAGACAGCCTGATGCTAACCAATGGCATGAGTCAGGCAATGATCATCAGTTATTTCATTACGCTGGGCGCCTCTCAACTGATTGTTGGGCCGCTACGCGACAAATATGGTGATCGGCCACTGTTTATCGCCGGGCAAGCCATCTTACTGGCAGGTACACTGCTATGTGCGGTTGCACCAGACAGCACCACCTTTTTACTCGGACGAATTTTGCAAGGTGCGGGCTCCGCTTCACCGGTGTTAATCAGCCGCACATTACTGGCTCAACGACTGTCGGGGGCCAGATTAAAAAGTGCCATGGCAACCGTGGCCATCTCGGCAAGCGTCACCGCAATTATTGCCCCCCTGCTCGGCGGTATGCTAAGCAGTTGGTTTGGCTGGCAGGGTTTGTCGCTGGTGCTCATTACATACTACCTGTTCATCACCATATTCGGGCTAAGTCTGCTCAAAGCCAGCGAACCTCAACCTTTTGTGATTAACCCAATGAGCCTGGTCCGGCACTATCAAAACATGGTTCGCTGTCAGGTCTTTTTATCGCTGGCCAGTCTCAAATGGGTGCCAACCTTTTTGTATTTGACACTCCAGCTGCATTTGCCGTTTTTACTTCAAGACCGCTTTGGCTTCACCACCAGCCAGACCGGACAAGCCATGATGCTGCCTATGGTTGGTCTTTTGTTGGGCGCTGTGTTTGCCAAAGTCTTACAGCGCCACGTTAGCTATATGAAAATTGTTTTGTGGCTGTGGCCTTCACTATTACTGAGTACACTGACCTTCGTATTAGCCAGCGACAACGCCATAGCGATATTACTGGCCTATGCCGCCATTATGTTGGTATTTGGCGGATATTTTCCAAGCTATATGCACCTGATTGGCTTACTGCACCCGACTCACGCGGGCACCGCAAACGCTTTGGTCGGGGCAATTGAGTTACTGATATTTTCTGTCATTGCCTGGCTGGTGAATCAATGGCTGCCAGATAACACGCAAGCCATTGCACTACTCATTGCTGTATGCGCCGCCCTGTTGCTACTTTGCTGGCGTACTATCCGTATTCAGCGACCTCATTTTGAACACACATAA
- a CDS encoding LysR family transcriptional regulator, with translation MDWLTATRSFCVLAELGSFTKAAEHQGVSASAMSKRIDWLERHLGQSLFIRTTRQVNLTEQGQHFFPRARDWLSQFEALVETAQSEHCELQGSLKIAATQAVGSSVLMPKIEQFLAHHAQLTIHLNVLAPGEPPDLHHDLVITSYNESFDSVSHKGTRLFDYQMQLFGAPEYLDRCAEITCVDDLTQHKMLLSSYYHKIGGVVLEDGRLFEFTNYNFVTDHLDAILKAAVQGIGLLFIAPSYIERELKSGVLVPILPGIRSEVKQLWAYYPKASYTPRKTRLFIEHLKTAL, from the coding sequence ATGGATTGGTTAACGGCAACACGCAGTTTTTGCGTTCTGGCAGAGTTGGGTAGCTTTACTAAAGCGGCGGAACATCAAGGGGTTTCGGCATCTGCTATGAGTAAACGTATTGACTGGCTGGAAAGGCATCTGGGGCAAAGTTTGTTCATTCGCACCACCAGACAGGTTAATCTGACTGAGCAGGGGCAGCATTTTTTTCCTCGGGCCAGAGACTGGTTATCTCAGTTTGAAGCTCTGGTTGAAACGGCTCAATCTGAACACTGTGAATTGCAGGGGAGCCTGAAAATTGCCGCCACTCAGGCGGTAGGCAGTAGTGTGCTGATGCCCAAAATAGAGCAGTTTTTGGCACATCATGCACAGCTCACTATCCATTTAAATGTTCTGGCACCGGGCGAGCCGCCGGATCTGCATCATGATCTGGTGATCACCAGCTACAACGAATCATTTGACTCTGTGTCTCACAAAGGCACCCGGTTATTTGATTATCAGATGCAGCTATTTGGCGCGCCAGAATACCTGGACAGATGCGCAGAAATAACCTGTGTTGACGACCTGACCCAACATAAAATGTTGTTAAGTAGCTATTATCACAAAATTGGTGGCGTGGTACTCGAAGATGGCCGCTTGTTTGAATTTACCAATTATAATTTTGTGACCGATCATCTGGATGCCATTTTAAAGGCGGCGGTGCAGGGCATTGGCTTGTTGTTTATTGCCCCCAGCTATATTGAGCGCGAGCTTAAATCCGGGGTACTGGTGCCTATTTTGCCGGGTATTCGCTCCGAGGTTAAACAGCTCTGGGCTTATTACCCCAAGGCGAGTTATACGCCTCGTAAAACCCGGTTGTTTATAGAGCATCTTAAAACCGCCTTATAG
- a CDS encoding outer membrane beta-barrel protein, which yields MRSYVWLALGLGLFSGSALANNGFGVTLYGGESTNQSLRTSKNQEVELDDGSNLGISFDRYLNNKRYGLFYSMVETEFEDAPNQKVDMEYLMFQSAIDIDITDNLHSYIGAQIGVNKVSPNFEEADHFFASGLYGGLKYDIGAGFSAQTEIRWLATVLKNSSKVRCDGSDKDVCVWHFDGDVLNQVQLNVGLTYRF from the coding sequence ATGCGCAGCTACGTGTGGTTAGCACTTGGATTAGGGCTGTTCTCTGGCTCAGCACTGGCAAATAATGGCTTCGGTGTCACCCTGTATGGCGGCGAGAGCACCAATCAAAGCTTACGTACCAGTAAAAATCAAGAAGTTGAATTAGACGACGGAAGCAATTTAGGCATCAGTTTTGACCGCTATCTGAACAACAAACGCTATGGCCTGTTTTACAGCATGGTTGAAACTGAATTCGAAGATGCGCCCAATCAGAAAGTGGACATGGAATACTTGATGTTCCAAAGTGCCATCGACATTGATATTACCGACAATCTGCACAGCTACATCGGCGCACAGATTGGTGTGAACAAGGTATCGCCTAACTTTGAAGAAGCAGACCACTTTTTTGCCTCGGGTCTGTACGGCGGCCTGAAATACGACATTGGCGCCGGATTCAGCGCACAAACCGAGATTCGCTGGCTGGCAACCGTACTTAAAAACTCATCAAAAGTACGTTGTGACGGCAGCGATAAAGATGTGTGCGTCTGGCACTTTGATGGCGATGTGCTTAACCAGGTTCAGTTAAATGTTGGCCTGACGTACCGCTTTTAA
- a CDS encoding OsmC domain/YcaO domain-containing protein, whose protein sequence is MEIKVNYLDNLRIDAKFDDFSVIADQPIRYKGDGSAPSPFDYFLASSALCAAYFVKVYCNARDIPTDGIRVAQNNIVDPENRYNQIFKIQVELPESISEKDRLGILRSIDRCTVKKVIQTGPEFQVEAVESLDDDAQAMLMVNTESDASTFILGKDLPLEQTIANMTGILSDLGMKIEVASWRNIVPNVWSLHIRDAASPMCFTNGKGATKESALCSALGEFIERLNCNFFYNDQFFGEEIANAEFVHYPNEKWFKPGENDELPSEILDGYTREIYDPEGELRGSNLIDTNSGNVERGICSIPYTRHSDGETVYFPSNLIENLFLSNGMSAGNNLYEAKVQCLSEIFERAVKKQIIEQEIVLPDVPEDVLAKFPGIVAGIKGLEEQGFPVVVKDASLGGQFPVMCVTLMNPKTGGVFASFGAHPSLEVALERSLTELLQGRSFEGLNDVPKPTFNSMAVSEPENFVEHFIDSTGVISWRFFSAKHDYEFVEWDFTGTNEEECDKLFAILKDLGKEAYIAEFTDMGTACRILVPGYSEVYPAEDLIWDNTNKALQYREDILNIHSLEDEALADLVNRLEESQLDNYIDIITLIGVEFDENTVWGQLTILELKILIYLALGDIEAAIELVETFLQYNDNTVERGLFYQAMHATLEVALDEELEIEDYIHSFTRMFGKEVMDAVIGSINGDVKFYGLTPTNMQLEGLDKHLRLIDSYKKLHTARAKFAKG, encoded by the coding sequence ATGGAAATCAAAGTAAATTATCTCGATAATCTTCGAATTGACGCCAAATTCGATGATTTTTCAGTCATTGCCGATCAACCTATCCGCTACAAGGGTGATGGCTCTGCCCCCAGCCCGTTCGACTACTTTCTGGCGTCGTCTGCGCTGTGTGCCGCTTACTTTGTCAAAGTGTATTGTAATGCGCGCGACATTCCGACTGACGGCATTCGTGTGGCACAAAACAACATTGTTGATCCGGAAAACCGCTACAACCAGATCTTTAAAATTCAGGTAGAGCTGCCAGAGAGCATTTCTGAAAAAGACCGCCTGGGTATTTTACGCTCCATTGACCGCTGCACGGTGAAAAAAGTGATCCAGACTGGCCCTGAGTTTCAGGTTGAAGCGGTAGAGAGCCTGGATGACGACGCACAAGCCATGTTGATGGTGAACACGGAGTCGGATGCCAGCACCTTTATTCTGGGCAAAGATCTGCCACTTGAGCAAACCATTGCAAATATGACTGGTATTTTGTCTGATCTGGGTATGAAAATCGAAGTGGCATCGTGGCGTAACATCGTGCCTAACGTCTGGTCTTTGCACATTCGTGATGCCGCATCGCCTATGTGTTTTACCAACGGTAAAGGTGCAACTAAAGAAAGCGCGCTGTGCTCCGCACTGGGCGAGTTTATTGAACGCCTGAACTGTAACTTTTTCTATAACGACCAGTTCTTTGGTGAAGAAATTGCCAACGCCGAGTTTGTTCATTACCCCAATGAAAAGTGGTTTAAACCGGGTGAGAACGATGAACTGCCAAGCGAAATCCTCGACGGCTACACGCGCGAAATCTATGATCCGGAAGGCGAGCTGCGCGGCTCTAATCTGATTGACACCAACTCGGGTAACGTCGAGCGTGGCATCTGTTCTATTCCTTACACGCGTCACAGCGACGGCGAGACAGTTTACTTCCCGTCAAACTTGATTGAAAACCTGTTCCTGAGCAACGGTATGAGCGCGGGTAACAACCTGTATGAAGCCAAAGTTCAGTGTTTGTCTGAGATCTTTGAGCGCGCGGTGAAAAAGCAGATCATTGAACAGGAAATTGTGCTGCCGGACGTGCCTGAAGACGTACTGGCTAAGTTCCCGGGCATTGTTGCTGGCATTAAAGGCCTTGAAGAGCAGGGCTTCCCGGTTGTGGTGAAAGATGCGTCTCTGGGCGGTCAGTTCCCGGTGATGTGTGTGACCCTCATGAACCCGAAAACGGGCGGTGTGTTTGCCTCTTTTGGTGCTCACCCAAGCCTCGAAGTTGCGCTGGAGCGCAGCTTAACCGAGCTGTTGCAGGGCCGCAGCTTCGAGGGTCTGAATGATGTGCCAAAGCCCACGTTCAATAGCATGGCTGTGTCTGAACCGGAGAACTTTGTCGAACACTTCATTGATTCTACTGGTGTGATCTCGTGGCGTTTCTTCAGTGCCAAACATGATTATGAGTTTGTGGAGTGGGACTTCACGGGCACTAACGAAGAAGAGTGTGACAAACTGTTCGCCATTCTTAAAGATTTGGGCAAAGAGGCGTATATTGCAGAGTTTACCGATATGGGCACCGCCTGTCGTATTCTGGTGCCTGGCTACTCTGAGGTTTACCCGGCCGAAGACTTAATCTGGGACAACACCAACAAAGCCCTGCAATACCGCGAAGACATTCTGAACATTCACTCGCTGGAAGACGAAGCACTGGCCGATTTGGTTAATCGCCTTGAAGAAAGCCAGCTTGATAACTACATCGACATCATCACGCTGATCGGCGTGGAGTTTGACGAGAATACAGTGTGGGGTCAGCTGACCATTCTGGAGCTGAAGATCCTCATCTATCTGGCGCTGGGCGACATTGAAGCGGCCATTGAGCTGGTTGAAACCTTCCTGCAATACAACGACAACACGGTTGAACGCGGCTTATTCTACCAGGCTATGCACGCTACGCTGGAAGTGGCGCTGGACGAAGAGCTGGAAATTGAAGACTACATCCACAGCTTTACCCGCATGTTCGGTAAAGAAGTGATGGATGCTGTGATTGGCTCAATTAACGGTGATGTGAAGTTTTATGGCCTGACACCGACCAACATGCAACTGGAAGGCCTGGATAAGCACCTGCGCCTGATCGACAGCTATAAAAAGCTCCACACGGCACGCGCTAAGTTTGCTAAGGGGTAA
- a CDS encoding YcaO-like family protein produces MSSFIMWNPKFTVITDKQGNVFLTHYSQNYVLERNRFPLFQYIDGKHTTQEIALKSNDPKESALFYYYLDNLIQAGLVISLQGPEEVWEQDIECSEVALIENRDIRKTDLSGCNLVITKDILELSAQTFQAHNKCLVIVEDFFNMLVISPPLKSASDFEYYVKLRANNLPMNSYFLKNSDNATTRYYRKSSNFIDKALALVVSKQLLSSDQVCIVSDDLKIDTFPFGSCHENAKQWSTKIALENCPIVFGRDGGSRSMKPELTNSKISPYINRCIGLINELSTLSNSKAIKIYRSAFFKCPNKSLPTLNVDEFNQTCLGKGVTHEQSQASALCEAIERKNAQYIGDEPSQVAQAQQLDARSYDFAQLLPYSEQQYARFADPADSESQRKQAALPYTGEAVNWTALWSLTRDEKVYVPTVCCFANTPFEEDRFGKWHSNGCAAGNNLEEAILQALFELLERDATAIWWYNRLPRPQFELSGLDPDYLAPLHETITAEHDYWVLDLTVDTGVPVMAAIGRNKTTQGYVFGFGCHLKPEMAAQRALTELCQLIPIRDQNGAPFDFDAITDDSFLQPEANASRASYQLTQSGDLKDDILAIVEQLNSLDMETLALDYSRSPIPLSTAKVFVPGLCHIWPQLGNSRLYETPVKLGWLDEALAEKTINQQGLYI; encoded by the coding sequence ATGAGCAGTTTTATAATGTGGAACCCTAAGTTTACCGTCATCACGGACAAACAAGGGAATGTATTTCTAACACATTACAGTCAAAATTATGTCTTGGAGCGCAATCGGTTTCCACTTTTTCAGTACATTGATGGTAAGCACACGACCCAAGAGATTGCTCTTAAATCTAACGATCCAAAAGAATCTGCCTTGTTCTATTATTATCTTGATAACCTGATCCAAGCAGGGCTTGTAATATCACTACAAGGACCAGAGGAAGTGTGGGAACAGGACATAGAGTGCTCCGAGGTTGCACTTATTGAAAACCGTGATATCAGGAAAACCGACTTATCTGGTTGTAATTTAGTTATAACAAAAGATATTCTAGAACTATCGGCACAAACGTTTCAGGCACATAATAAATGCCTGGTTATAGTCGAAGACTTCTTCAATATGCTTGTTATTAGCCCGCCCTTAAAATCAGCAAGTGATTTTGAGTATTATGTAAAACTCAGGGCCAATAACCTGCCCATGAATTCCTATTTTTTAAAAAACTCTGATAATGCAACAACACGGTACTACCGTAAATCAAGCAACTTTATTGACAAGGCACTCGCGCTAGTTGTGTCCAAACAGCTGCTGTCCTCTGATCAAGTATGCATCGTGTCTGATGACTTAAAGATAGATACTTTTCCATTTGGCTCCTGCCATGAGAATGCAAAGCAATGGTCAACAAAAATTGCACTAGAAAACTGCCCGATAGTTTTTGGTCGTGATGGCGGCTCGAGAAGCATGAAACCAGAGCTAACAAACAGCAAAATCTCTCCCTATATCAACCGATGCATTGGCCTAATTAATGAGCTTTCAACTCTGAGTAATTCAAAAGCAATAAAAATATACCGTAGCGCATTTTTCAAATGCCCGAACAAAAGCTTACCAACGCTCAATGTCGATGAGTTCAATCAAACCTGCCTAGGCAAAGGCGTCACGCACGAGCAATCCCAAGCCAGTGCTCTGTGTGAAGCAATAGAACGCAAAAACGCTCAGTATATTGGCGATGAGCCAAGTCAGGTGGCGCAGGCTCAACAGCTTGATGCACGCAGTTATGACTTTGCACAGCTGCTACCATACAGCGAGCAGCAGTATGCGCGCTTTGCGGACCCCGCTGATTCTGAATCTCAGCGTAAACAAGCTGCGTTGCCTTATACTGGGGAAGCCGTTAATTGGACGGCTCTGTGGTCGCTCACGCGCGATGAAAAGGTCTACGTGCCCACCGTGTGTTGTTTTGCCAACACGCCGTTTGAGGAAGACCGCTTTGGCAAATGGCATTCCAATGGCTGTGCCGCTGGTAATAATCTGGAAGAGGCCATTTTACAGGCCTTATTTGAATTGCTTGAGCGCGATGCAACCGCTATCTGGTGGTACAACCGCTTACCGCGCCCGCAATTTGAGTTAAGTGGTCTGGACCCGGATTATCTGGCACCGCTGCACGAAACAATCACCGCTGAACACGACTACTGGGTGCTGGACCTCACCGTGGATACCGGCGTGCCCGTCATGGCAGCGATTGGCCGTAACAAAACAACCCAAGGGTATGTATTTGGGTTTGGTTGTCACCTAAAACCAGAAATGGCAGCGCAGCGCGCGCTTACTGAGCTATGCCAGCTTATTCCTATCCGGGACCAAAATGGTGCCCCCTTTGATTTTGATGCCATTACCGATGATAGTTTCCTTCAGCCTGAGGCCAATGCATCTCGTGCAAGCTACCAGCTAACACAAAGCGGTGATCTGAAGGATGATATTCTGGCCATTGTTGAACAGTTAAACAGCCTGGATATGGAAACACTGGCACTGGACTATTCCCGCTCGCCTATTCCACTGAGCACTGCTAAAGTCTTTGTACCCGGACTGTGCCACATCTGGCCGCAACTAGGCAATTCAAGGCTTTACGAGACACCTGTCAAACTCGGTTGGCTGGATGAAGCATTGGCGGAAAAGACGATTAATCAGCAAGGGTTGTATATTTAA
- a CDS encoding phytanoyl-CoA dioxygenase family protein: MDNYSTLGFVIFDSQIINHTLLDSAHQQIGSIINGHSDTGQPHWGLVNGIDNNSLTRIAQPHLCSQAFYQLLTESDIGPLIADVLKCRKLKVWGSQLYIKPPGHSPSLNVGWHRDSQHMPFFKSGVATLWIPFSATSLDTGCLKYIGGSQNTKEYVQPLGGQELNLKAETERLSHFSTGKYLETPVEVPLGGFSLHHWDLIHGSDANTGDKARIALSVGVYTEDLCVDRSAPDYGYSDILNNPRFCPSLI; encoded by the coding sequence GTGGATAATTACTCTACATTGGGTTTTGTTATTTTCGATAGCCAAATCATTAACCATACACTCCTTGACTCAGCCCACCAACAAATTGGTAGCATAATTAATGGTCACAGCGATACTGGGCAGCCACATTGGGGACTTGTAAACGGCATCGACAATAACTCGTTGACTAGAATTGCTCAGCCTCATCTTTGTAGCCAGGCGTTTTATCAGCTCTTAACTGAAAGCGACATAGGACCTTTGATCGCTGACGTTTTAAAATGTCGCAAGTTAAAGGTTTGGGGCAGCCAGCTTTATATTAAGCCACCAGGTCACTCTCCTTCACTCAACGTTGGCTGGCACCGAGATTCTCAGCATATGCCCTTTTTTAAATCAGGCGTTGCAACTTTGTGGATCCCATTTTCTGCGACCTCTTTGGATACGGGCTGTTTGAAATATATTGGCGGTTCACAAAACACAAAAGAGTACGTTCAGCCTTTGGGAGGACAGGAGCTTAACCTGAAAGCAGAAACTGAACGCCTTTCACACTTTTCAACCGGAAAATACTTAGAAACACCAGTGGAAGTTCCTCTCGGAGGTTTCTCTTTACATCACTGGGATCTAATTCATGGCAGTGATGCAAATACCGGTGATAAAGCTCGAATTGCTTTATCCGTTGGCGTGTATACAGAAGATTTATGTGTAGACAGAAGCGCTCCTGATTATGGGTATAGTGACATACTAAATAACCCTCGCTTTTGTCCATCATTAATATAA
- a CDS encoding amidohydrolase family protein, with product MTLIDCDRHVMEPLHLWQDYVHPEVFKEYPVYFRSESSLEATALDNIQNAEKTAKLPPTYCIGDHPILNNWGADIQQETAKRPRNTEDRKLATSGLGQLQSMLKDGVDRAIIFPTFTGYIVNHQALPASVSVEYAKAYNKWILNYCAMNYEKMIPAAVVSRHDPHTLVNQLRTILEQGFSTVTLRPEPIMGLHLGSEEYEPFWQLCEQNDVTIAFHGGTHLHGPTVGADRFNSRFSLHACSHALEAQLAFLSLLEGGVLEKYKKLKFVFLEAGAAWVPYWLWRLDNICYEEFPELIKDKLPNKPSYYFKQNCWVSIEPQEPCLNEVVKLIGSDKLLFGSDFPHPDHEGVNTECIYQETSLSKEIVNQILEVNPLKCFGRFRG from the coding sequence ATGACACTCATAGACTGTGACAGGCACGTAATGGAGCCACTACATTTGTGGCAAGACTATGTCCATCCAGAGGTTTTTAAAGAGTACCCCGTTTATTTTCGAAGTGAAAGTTCACTTGAGGCAACAGCTCTAGATAACATTCAAAATGCCGAAAAGACAGCAAAACTCCCCCCAACATATTGTATCGGTGACCATCCTATTCTGAATAACTGGGGAGCAGACATACAGCAGGAAACCGCCAAAAGACCAAGAAATACTGAAGATCGAAAGCTTGCCACCAGTGGTCTAGGTCAACTACAAAGCATGCTCAAAGACGGTGTAGACCGTGCAATTATATTCCCTACCTTTACAGGCTATATAGTAAACCATCAGGCATTGCCCGCATCTGTATCGGTAGAGTATGCTAAGGCTTACAACAAGTGGATTCTTAATTACTGCGCAATGAACTACGAGAAAATGATTCCTGCCGCAGTGGTGAGTAGACACGACCCGCACACCCTTGTAAATCAGTTGAGAACTATATTAGAGCAAGGTTTTAGTACAGTAACCCTGAGACCTGAACCCATCATGGGCTTACACCTTGGCAGCGAAGAATACGAGCCTTTTTGGCAATTATGTGAACAAAACGACGTCACTATTGCATTCCATGGTGGTACTCATTTACATGGTCCAACCGTTGGAGCAGACCGATTTAATTCTCGTTTCAGCTTGCACGCCTGTTCACATGCCTTGGAAGCACAACTCGCTTTTCTGAGTTTACTGGAAGGTGGTGTGCTAGAGAAATATAAAAAACTAAAGTTCGTTTTTCTTGAAGCCGGCGCCGCTTGGGTCCCCTACTGGCTATGGAGGCTAGACAACATTTGTTATGAAGAGTTTCCTGAATTAATCAAAGATAAGTTGCCAAATAAACCATCATATTATTTCAAACAAAACTGCTGGGTGAGTATTGAACCTCAGGAGCCTTGCTTGAACGAAGTTGTTAAGCTAATAGGAAGTGATAAACTACTGTTTGGTTCTGATTTCCCACACCCTGATCATGAAGGGGTAAACACAGAGTGTATATATCAAGAAACATCTCTCAGCAAAGAAATTGTTAATCAAATCCTAGAAGTAAACCCACTAAAATGCTTTGGAAGATTCCGTGGATAA